One genomic window of Nakamurella panacisegetis includes the following:
- a CDS encoding helix-turn-helix transcriptional regulator, with translation MRATELAEFLRRRREALRPEDVGLVTGSRRRVVGMRREEVAAQVGMSVNYYTRLEQGRGPQPSISMLGAIARAMRLTNDERDYLYRVAGHAAPDRALESAHVAPGLLRVLDRLHDTPALILSPLLETLVANDMAIALFGDHTARTGLDRYDVYRWFTDPAAREVYPAADHERQSRAVVANLRVAYGQMGPRSRAAEIVRVLQNRSPQFAALWDRHEVARRFEDHKVLIHPQLGPLELDCQALFTEDGAQTLLTLTAAPRSAASEQLALLAVVGAQPF, from the coding sequence ATGCGTGCAACCGAACTGGCCGAGTTCCTGCGCCGCCGACGTGAGGCCCTCCGCCCGGAGGACGTAGGCCTGGTGACCGGCTCCCGACGGCGCGTCGTCGGGATGCGACGCGAGGAGGTCGCGGCTCAGGTCGGCATGTCGGTCAACTACTACACCCGGCTGGAACAGGGCCGCGGGCCGCAGCCGAGCATCTCGATGCTGGGCGCCATCGCCCGCGCGATGCGGTTGACCAACGACGAACGCGACTACCTGTACCGGGTGGCCGGCCACGCCGCGCCCGACCGGGCTCTGGAGAGCGCCCACGTCGCCCCCGGACTCCTGCGCGTTCTCGACCGTCTGCACGACACCCCGGCGCTGATCCTGAGTCCGTTGCTGGAGACCCTGGTCGCGAACGACATGGCAATCGCCCTGTTCGGCGACCACACGGCTCGTACCGGGCTGGACCGCTACGACGTGTACCGCTGGTTCACCGACCCGGCCGCGCGCGAGGTCTACCCGGCGGCCGACCACGAGCGGCAGAGCCGCGCCGTCGTGGCGAATCTGCGAGTGGCCTACGGCCAGATGGGCCCACGATCTCGCGCGGCCGAGATCGTGCGCGTCCTGCAGAACCGGAGCCCGCAGTTCGCCGCGCTGTGGGACCGGCACGAGGTGGCCCGGCGCTTCGAAGATCACAAGGTGCTGATCCACCCGCAACTGGGCCCCCTCGAACTGGATTGCCAGGCCCTGTTCACCGAGGATGGTGCGCAGACCCTGCTGACGCTCACCGCCGCCCCCCGATCGGCCGCGAGTGAGCAGCTGGCCCTGCTGGCCGTCGTTGGTGCACAACCCTTTTGA
- a CDS encoding MarR family winged helix-turn-helix transcriptional regulator has translation MPDDVDALAVADAVLTSVGVLVRRVRQLPTDDDLTTPERSALKRLADAGLSTSAEMARAAQISPQSMNTTVAALTRRGLVRRDSDPADGRRVMLSITPAGQILLQGKRNTRSRQLADVLTEGFTATEMKRLLAAAPLIERLARDL, from the coding sequence ATGCCTGATGATGTTGACGCCCTGGCGGTCGCCGACGCGGTGCTGACCAGCGTTGGCGTGCTGGTGCGGCGGGTCCGCCAACTACCCACCGACGACGACCTGACGACGCCGGAGCGTTCCGCGCTCAAGAGGCTGGCCGACGCCGGCTTGTCGACGTCGGCCGAGATGGCGCGGGCGGCCCAGATCAGCCCCCAGTCGATGAACACGACCGTGGCCGCCCTGACGCGGCGGGGGTTGGTGCGCCGGGACAGCGACCCCGCGGACGGGCGGCGGGTGATGCTGTCGATCACTCCGGCTGGACAGATCTTGTTGCAGGGCAAGCGAAACACCCGTAGCCGACAACTGGCCGACGTGCTGACCGAGGGCTTCACCGCGACCGAGATGAAGCGGCTGCTGGCCGCCGCGCCCCTGATCGAACGTCTGGCCCGCGACCTCTGA
- a CDS encoding FAD-binding oxidoreductase has protein sequence MTFTVTHSARFAVATTLDDLAVDLDGSLVRPGEPGWDEARCAWHLDVDQHPAAVAQVRTARDVVAVVNAARQCQLRVAAQSTGHNAAPLGDLAGTVLVRTGLMRDVEIDPVTRVARVQAGAWWMDVTNAAAEHGLAALAGSSPDVGVAGYTLGGGLSWLARSHGLAANSVLALEVVTADGVHRRVDAQHDPDLFWALRGGGGSFGVMTALELQLFPISEVYAGVLFFPAERATEVLQAWRAWLPTVPDTVTSVGRILKFPPLPDLPPHLAGRSFVVVEAACQLEPGTADQLLAPLRDLGPELDTFRPTPVTELSQLHMDPPGPVPGVGDGMLLHGLDAGLIEAFVAVSETTGPALLSMELRQLGGAIHRGSPTGGAVAALDADVALFAVGITPTPEITAAVHAAITAVRYRMAPWSKGRSYLNFAEERKSGDALFGPEIHARLREIKSTYDPADLIRANQPVTPAGR, from the coding sequence ATGACGTTCACGGTTACCCACAGTGCTCGCTTCGCTGTGGCCACAACGCTCGACGACCTCGCGGTCGACCTGGACGGCAGCCTGGTGCGCCCAGGTGAACCCGGCTGGGACGAGGCCCGGTGTGCCTGGCACCTGGACGTCGACCAGCACCCGGCCGCCGTCGCGCAGGTCCGCACCGCGCGCGACGTGGTCGCGGTCGTCAACGCCGCCCGCCAGTGCCAGCTCCGGGTGGCGGCCCAATCGACCGGGCACAATGCGGCCCCGCTGGGCGATCTCGCCGGGACCGTGCTGGTGCGCACCGGCCTGATGCGAGACGTCGAGATCGATCCGGTCACCCGGGTCGCCCGGGTCCAGGCCGGAGCGTGGTGGATGGACGTCACCAACGCCGCCGCCGAGCACGGCCTGGCCGCACTGGCCGGCTCCTCCCCCGACGTCGGCGTCGCCGGATACACCCTCGGCGGTGGCCTGAGCTGGCTGGCCCGCTCCCACGGTCTGGCCGCCAACAGCGTGTTGGCCCTGGAGGTGGTGACCGCGGACGGCGTTCACCGCCGAGTCGACGCCCAGCACGACCCGGACCTGTTCTGGGCCCTGCGCGGTGGCGGCGGCAGCTTCGGCGTCATGACGGCGCTGGAACTGCAGCTGTTCCCGATCAGCGAGGTCTACGCCGGCGTGCTGTTCTTCCCGGCCGAGCGGGCCACCGAGGTCCTGCAGGCGTGGCGGGCGTGGCTGCCCACCGTGCCCGACACCGTGACGTCGGTCGGTCGCATCCTCAAGTTCCCGCCGCTGCCCGACCTGCCGCCCCACCTGGCCGGCCGCTCGTTCGTCGTGGTCGAGGCGGCCTGCCAACTGGAACCGGGCACGGCGGACCAGCTGTTGGCCCCGCTGCGGGATCTGGGGCCCGAACTCGACACGTTCCGGCCGACCCCGGTCACCGAACTGTCCCAGCTGCACATGGATCCGCCCGGGCCGGTCCCGGGAGTCGGCGACGGCATGTTGTTGCACGGGTTGGACGCCGGCCTGATCGAAGCGTTCGTCGCCGTGTCCGAGACAACTGGACCGGCCCTGCTGTCGATGGAGTTGCGGCAACTGGGAGGCGCCATCCACCGGGGCTCGCCGACCGGAGGCGCGGTGGCGGCCCTGGACGCGGACGTCGCCCTGTTCGCCGTCGGCATCACGCCGACCCCAGAGATCACCGCAGCCGTGCACGCGGCGATCACCGCCGTGCGCTACCGCATGGCGCCGTGGTCGAAGGGCCGCAGCTACCTGAACTTCGCCGAGGAGCGGAAGTCGGGCGATGCGCTGTTCGGTCCGGAGATCCACGCCCGGCTCCGCGAGATCAAGTCGACCTACGACCCGGCCGACCTCATCCGCGCCAACCAGCCCGTCACGCCGGCCGGGCGTTGA
- a CDS encoding serine hydrolase produces the protein MAGPGPANDYLSAYRLVLADPNWRPATVRQLLTHTAGIPEWVHPWRMVSSG, from the coding sequence ATGGCTGGACCTGGACCGGCCAATGACTACCTGAGCGCCTACCGCTTGGTGCTCGCCGACCCGAACTGGCGACCGGCCACCGTGCGGCAGCTGTTGACCCACACCGCTGGGATACCCGAGTGGGTGCATCCGTGGCGCATGGTCAGCAGTGGCTAG
- a CDS encoding SDR family oxidoreductase — MNITNNTVFIPGATSGIGLALAARLQAKGNTVIIGGRRTALLDRLATEYGFGTVQIDTADPDRIASASVEVVDRYPDLNMVIAMAGIMEPEDWHRREGFLDIAERTVTTNLLGPIRLFAGLIDHLRRRPAATIVTVSSGLAFVPLAQTPTYNATKAAIHMLSEGIRLQLADTNIEVIEIVPPAVRTTLMNLQESEDAMPLDDFADETIRLLEAQENPGEILVDNVKFLRHAAERGDYDQVVRVLNGRH; from the coding sequence ATGAACATCACCAACAACACCGTCTTCATCCCCGGCGCGACCAGCGGTATCGGTCTGGCGCTGGCCGCCCGCCTACAGGCCAAGGGCAACACCGTGATCATCGGTGGCCGCCGCACGGCGCTGCTCGACCGACTCGCCACCGAGTACGGCTTCGGAACGGTGCAGATCGACACCGCCGACCCCGACCGCATCGCCTCGGCGTCGGTCGAGGTCGTCGATCGCTATCCGGACCTGAACATGGTCATCGCGATGGCCGGGATCATGGAACCCGAGGACTGGCACCGCCGCGAGGGCTTCCTGGACATCGCCGAGCGCACCGTCACCACCAACCTGCTCGGGCCCATCCGGCTCTTCGCCGGCCTGATCGACCACCTGCGCCGCCGGCCCGCGGCCACCATCGTCACCGTCTCCTCTGGCCTGGCGTTCGTGCCGCTGGCCCAGACACCGACCTACAACGCCACCAAAGCCGCGATCCACATGCTGTCCGAGGGCATCCGACTGCAGTTGGCCGACACCAACATCGAGGTGATCGAGATCGTGCCGCCGGCCGTGCGCACCACCTTGATGAACCTGCAGGAGAGCGAAGACGCCATGCCGCTGGACGACTTCGCCGACGAGACCATCCGTCTGCTCGAGGCACAGGAGAATCCCGGGGAGATCCTGGTCGACAACGTCAAGTTCCTGCGCCACGCCGCCGAGCGCGGCGACTACGACCAGGTGGTCCGTGTGCTCAACGGCCGCCACTGA
- a CDS encoding serine hydrolase yields the protein MAPGIAALTRGGARSARGPDECDPQPLADRRPGGRRGTGRAGGAPPRPGIREHRGQVGSHPEHGLRIASISKTFTAIAVMQLWEKGWLDLDRPMTT from the coding sequence TTGGCCCCCGGGATCGCCGCTCTCACGAGAGGCGGCGCCAGATCAGCTCGAGGCCCGGATGAATGCGATCCGCAGCCGTTGGCCGACCGTCGGCCTGGCGGTCGGCGTGGTACGGGACGGGCAGGTGGAGCCCCTCCACGGCCAGGGATTCGCGAACATCGAGGCCAGGTCGGCAGTCACCCAGAACACGGTCTTCGGATCGCGTCCATCTCGAAGACGTTCACGGCGATCGCCGTGATGCAGCTGTGGGAGAAAGGATGGCTGGACCTGGACCGGCCAATGACTACCTGA
- a CDS encoding MFS transporter, with amino-acid sequence MNLARAKQGAEKTGRGEKDRYKWTALTNTTAAVFMSALDGSIVLIALPSIFNGIHLDPLAEGNIAYLLWMIMGYRLVQAVLVATVGRLGDMFGRVRIYNGGFAVFTIASILLSFDPFDGTHAAMWLIGWRFVQAAGGSMLQANSAAILTDAFPADQRGFALGINQVAGLAGQFIGLLAGGLLAALDWRAVFWVNVPVGVFFTIWAYRTLRDNGHRQPGRIDWWGNITFAVGLSAILVATTYGLQSYGGHTMGWTSPTVLVLIGGGLALLVAFVMIESRVTAPMIQLSLFRIRAFTAGNIAGLLVSIGRGGLQFILIIWLQGIWLPLHGYDYNDTPLLAGIFLLPLTAGFLVAGPLSGYLSDRIGSRSLATAGAVLFGVSFLGLMLIPTDFSYWVFAVLIAVNGIASGMFASPNSSSIMSSVPAHQRGIASGMRATFQNTGTAASIAVFFSLMIAGLASNLPHTLTAGLQQQGVPAPTAAQVGSLPPVSSLFAAQLGVNPIQHLLQPSGVLSTLTSSQQQTLTGREFFPGLISGPFHSGLLVVFAFAAVLALLAAVASLLRGARPVTGDRPDRAVARSD; translated from the coding sequence ATGAATCTGGCGCGCGCAAAACAGGGGGCCGAGAAGACCGGCCGCGGCGAGAAGGACCGCTACAAGTGGACAGCGTTGACGAACACCACGGCCGCGGTGTTCATGTCCGCACTGGACGGGTCCATCGTGCTGATCGCCCTGCCGTCGATCTTCAACGGCATCCACCTGGATCCGTTGGCGGAGGGCAACATCGCCTACCTCCTGTGGATGATCATGGGCTACCGGTTGGTGCAGGCGGTGCTCGTCGCCACGGTCGGTCGGCTGGGTGACATGTTCGGCCGGGTCCGCATCTACAACGGCGGGTTCGCGGTCTTCACGATCGCGTCGATCCTGCTGTCGTTCGACCCGTTCGACGGGACCCACGCGGCGATGTGGCTGATCGGCTGGCGGTTCGTGCAGGCCGCCGGAGGTTCGATGCTGCAGGCCAACTCCGCCGCCATCCTGACCGACGCCTTCCCGGCGGATCAGCGCGGGTTCGCGCTCGGGATCAATCAGGTGGCCGGGCTGGCCGGGCAATTCATCGGCTTGCTGGCCGGTGGTCTGCTGGCGGCTTTGGACTGGCGGGCCGTGTTCTGGGTCAACGTGCCGGTCGGGGTGTTCTTCACCATCTGGGCCTACCGCACCCTGCGCGACAACGGCCACCGGCAACCAGGACGTATCGACTGGTGGGGCAACATCACCTTCGCCGTCGGGCTGAGCGCGATCCTGGTCGCCACCACCTACGGCTTGCAGTCCTACGGCGGCCACACGATGGGCTGGACCAGCCCGACGGTGCTCGTACTGATCGGGGGCGGCCTCGCCCTGCTGGTGGCCTTCGTGATGATCGAGAGCCGGGTCACCGCACCGATGATCCAGCTCAGTCTGTTCCGCATCCGGGCCTTCACGGCCGGCAACATCGCCGGGCTGCTCGTCTCCATCGGGCGCGGTGGCCTGCAGTTCATCCTCATCATCTGGCTGCAGGGCATCTGGCTACCCCTGCACGGCTACGACTACAACGACACTCCCCTGTTGGCCGGGATCTTCCTGCTGCCCCTCACCGCCGGGTTCCTCGTGGCCGGCCCGTTGTCCGGGTACCTGTCCGACCGGATCGGGTCGCGCAGCCTGGCCACCGCCGGCGCGGTGCTGTTCGGGGTCAGCTTCCTCGGCCTGATGCTGATACCGACCGACTTCTCCTACTGGGTCTTCGCCGTCCTGATCGCCGTGAACGGGATCGCCTCCGGCATGTTCGCGTCGCCGAACTCGTCCTCGATCATGAGCAGCGTGCCGGCCCACCAGCGCGGGATCGCCTCCGGGATGCGCGCCACGTTCCAGAACACCGGCACCGCCGCGTCGATCGCCGTCTTCTTCTCCCTGATGATCGCCGGACTGGCCAGCAACCTGCCGCACACCCTCACCGCCGGCCTGCAACAGCAGGGGGTTCCGGCCCCTACCGCGGCCCAGGTCGGTTCGCTCCCTCCGGTCTCATCGCTGTTCGCCGCTCAGCTGGGTGTCAACCCGATCCAGCACCTGCTGCAGCCCTCTGGCGTGCTGTCCACCCTCACCTCCTCGCAGCAGCAGACCCTCACCGGCCGGGAGTTCTTCCCCGGCCTCATTTCCGGACCATTCCATTCCGGGCTCCTGGTCGTGTTCGCCTTCGCCGCCGTCCTGGCCCTGCTGGCCGCCGTCGCGTCACTGCTCCGCGGTGCCCGGCCGGTCACCGGCGACCGGCCGGATCGAGCCGTCGCGCGCTCCGACTGA
- a CDS encoding isochorismatase family cysteine hydrolase, with protein sequence MPVTTIDPTPALVVIDLQRGIVETGKNDAVATVVQNSAALAAQFRRHGLPVILVNVTGRPPGRTATGGSGTRFDLPARWTELVDELDVQPGDHLISKRRRSAFHDTGLDTVLRDLGVTQVVLAGIATSSGVESTARSASDHGYHVVLATDAMTDFDDAAHRHSVERVFPKLGETATSGEILETLRSTR encoded by the coding sequence ATGCCCGTCACCACCATCGACCCCACCCCCGCGTTGGTCGTCATCGATCTGCAGCGCGGGATCGTCGAGACCGGCAAGAACGATGCGGTCGCCACCGTCGTCCAGAATTCGGCTGCACTGGCCGCGCAGTTCCGCCGTCACGGACTGCCGGTGATCCTGGTCAACGTCACCGGACGGCCACCCGGGCGCACTGCGACCGGCGGCTCCGGGACCAGGTTCGATCTGCCGGCCCGCTGGACGGAGCTGGTCGACGAGCTCGACGTGCAACCCGGTGATCACCTGATCTCGAAGCGGCGCCGGAGTGCCTTCCACGACACCGGTCTCGACACGGTGCTGCGGGATCTCGGCGTCACCCAGGTCGTGCTGGCCGGCATCGCCACCAGCTCCGGGGTCGAGTCCACCGCGCGGTCGGCCTCCGACCACGGCTACCACGTCGTGCTGGCCACCGACGCGATGACGGACTTCGACGACGCGGCCCACCGCCACAGTGTCGAGCGCGTCTTCCCCAAGTTGGGCGAAACCGCCACCAGCGGCGAGATTCTCGAGACGCTGCGCTCGACCCGCTGA